The following are from one region of the Sorghum bicolor cultivar BTx623 chromosome 2, Sorghum_bicolor_NCBIv3, whole genome shotgun sequence genome:
- the LOC8077513 gene encoding uncharacterized protein LOC8077513 — MRERDAMAPPSPSSAPAKKRIKWLRRNNKKVIDTYLGEARAALAAAAQDTDDGDDAAVAALALVTAALEMSPRAEAALELRARALLALRRYRDVADMLRDYIPSCAKSCSADDATTSSSSGSGAELLSPDRDRFDAGATRFLCCLDVSDLKRRLVASFSRSSGTEAYQWRYLALGQACFHLGLMEDAVVLLQTGRRLATAAFRRESVCWSEDSFSPSNNTRTSSSNKCSSTSASEAESVSQLLAHVKLLLRRRAAAVAALDAGLPGEAVRHFNKVLDTRRSVLPHPFATACLVGRAAAFRSAGRPADAIADCNRALALDPAFIPALRARADLLESVGALPDCLRDLDHLKLLYDAALRDGKLPGPSWRPQGGIRFGEIAGAHRTLTARIQLLRGRVAAGEGCSVDYYALLGVRRGCTRSELERAHLVLTLKLKPDRSVSFAERLELVDEHRDLEAVRDQARMSALFLYRMLQKGYSFIMSAVLDEEAAERQRAKDAAAAAAAAAAADLAAMAESEPKQEEEEEEEEEEEEEEEEEVTTMPEKPVLPLAIANGGNVIVTTMPPEAVIPMPRTVVTAATPLSPAFQGVFCRDMAVVGTLLSRGGFERAIPVKCEAMSC, encoded by the exons ATGCGCGAGAGAGAcgcaatggcgccgccgtccCCTTCCTCCGCTCCGGCCAAGAAACGCATCAAGTGGCTGCGACGCAACAACAAGAAG GTGATCGATACGTACCTCGGCGAGGCGCGGGCGGCTCTCGCTGCGGCGGCGCAGGACACCGACGATGGGGACgacgcggcggtggcggcgctcgCCCTGGTCACCGCCGCTCTCGAGATGTCGCCGCGGGCTGAGGCGGCGCTAGAGCTCCGGGCGCGGGCACTCCTTGCGCTCAGGCGCTACCGCGACGTCGCCGACATGCTCCGCGACTACATCCCCAGCTGCGCCAAGTCGTGCTCTGCCGACGACGCCACCACCTCGTCCTCGTCTGGCTCCGGGGCTGAGCTCCTGTCCCCGGACCGCGACCGCTTCGACGCCGGCGCCACCCGCTTCCTCTGCTGCCTCGACGTGTCCGACCTCAAGCGCCGCCTTGTCGCAAGCTTCTCCAGGAGCTCCGGCACCGAGGCCTACCAGTGGAGGTACTTGGCCCTGGGCCAAGCTTGCTTCCACCTCGGCCTGATGGAGGACGCGGTGGTGCTTCTCCAAACCGGCCGCCGCCTGGCCACCGCGGCGTTCCGGCGCGAGAGCGTGTGCTGGTCGGAGGACAGCTTCTCGCCGTCCAACAACACAAGGACGTCGTCCTCCAATAAGTGCAGCTCCACCTCAGCGTCCGAGGCGGAGTCCGTGTCCCAGCTGCTCGCGCACGTgaagctcctcctccgccgccgcgccgcggcgGTTGCAGCGCTCGACGCCGGCCTCCCCGGCGAGGCCGTGCGGCATTTCAACAAGGTGCTCGACACGCGCCGCAGCGTTCTGCCGCACCCCTTCGCCACGGCCTGCCTCGTGGGCCGCGCCGCCGCGTTCCGATCGGCGGGGCGCCCCGCGGACGCCATCGCGGACTGCAACCGCGCGCTGGCGCTCGACCCGGCCTTCATCCCGGCGCTGCGCGCGCGCGCCGACCTGCTGGAGTCGGTCGGCGCGCTCCCGGACTGCCTCCGGGACCTGGACCACCTCAAGCTCCTGTACGACGCCGCGCTCCGGGACGGCAAGCTGCCGGGGCCGAGCTGGCGGCCGCAGGGCGGCATCCGGTTCGGGGAGATCGCCGGCGCGCACCGCACGCTCACCGCGCGTATCCAGCTGCTACGCGGCCGGGTCGCCGCCGGCGAAGGGTGCAGCGTCGACTACTACGCCCTCCTCGGGGTGCGGCGCGGGTGCACGCGGTCGGAGCTGGAGCGCGCGCACCTGGTGCTGACGCTGAAGCTGAAGCCCGACCGGTCGGTGTCGTTCGCGGAGAGGCTGGAGCTGGTGGACGAGCACCGCGACCTGGAGGCCGTGCGCGACCAGGCGCGCATGTCGGCGCTGTTCCTGTACCGGATGCTGCAGAAGGGGTATTCGTTCATCATGTCGGCCGTGctggacgaggaggctgcggagAGGCAGAGGGCCaaggacgcggcggcggcggcggcggctgctgctgctgctgatttGGCTGCCATGGCAGAGTCGGAacccaagcaagaagaagaagaagaagaagaagaagaagaagaagaagaagaagaagaagaagtgaCGACAATGCCAGAGAAGCCTGTTCTTCCCCTCGCCATTGCAAACGGTGGCAACGTTATTGTCACCACCATGCCGCCGGAAGCGGTGATTCCAATGCCCAGGACAGTGGTGACCGCGGCGACGCCATTGAGCCCAGCGTTCCAGGGCGTGTTCTGCCGCGACATGGCGGTGGTGGGCACCCTGCTGTCCCGTGGCGGGTTCGAGCGGGCGATTCCGGTGAAGTGCGAGGCAATGAGCTGCTGA